A genomic region of Anopheles coustani chromosome 3, idAnoCousDA_361_x.2, whole genome shotgun sequence contains the following coding sequences:
- the LOC131259270 gene encoding serine protease snake-like, translating into MLCFFFIKGQRLAVQKCEEYRKITSSPVQNCTKVERPVDEDNVVRNGEIPHHALLGYLKEDKEDEYEFKCGGTLISDQHVLTAAHCIQRTIPEVVRLGIHDSENESNDEVQVAIESVLMHPEYSARKAYHDIAILKLVQKVPLSRVIRPACLWDTEYRSFSLYISTGFETDYLSRKVGSVLMKLQLEELSVEECTIVDLSSRYFPDGLHDGQLCVRTYSCDEFSGEALMPENATKPCISYVVGIASRGTSCYNVVTSIYTKVSYYIDWIESNVWGQNATQTVQND; encoded by the exons atgctttgttttttctttatcaaagGTCAAAGGCTTGCCGTGCAAA AGTGCGAAGAGTACCGAAAAATTACATCTTCTCCGGTTCAAAACTGCACAAAAGTCGAACGACCGGTCGATGAAGATAACGTTGTACGGAATGGCGAGATTCCGCACCATGCATTGCTGGGCTACCTCAAAGAAGATAAGGAAGACGAATACGAGTTTAAATGTGGTGGAACATTAATCAGTGATCAGCATGTTCTAACTGCAGCCCATTGCATCCAGCGCACCATCCCAGAAGTGGTTCGACTTGGGATACACGACAGCGAAAATGAATCCAATGACGAGGTTCAGGTGGCCATTGAAAGCGTATTGATGCATCCAGAATATTCGGCCCGTAAAGCATATCACGACATTGCAATACTGAAGCTAGTACAAAAGGTGCCATTATCGAGGGTCATTCGACCGGCATGTCTATGGGACACGGAATATCGAAGCTTCTCCCTCTACATTTCCACCGGATTTGAAACAGATTATTTGTCCAGAAAAGTTGGGAGTGTTCTGATGAAGCTACAACTAGAAGAATTATCGGTTGAAGAATGCACCATAGTGGATTTAAGCTCTAGATATTTCCCGGATGGTCTACACGATGGTCAACTGTGTGTCAGAACTTACTCGTGTGATGAATTCTCAGGAGAAGCTTTGATGCCGGAAAACGCAACTAAACCTTGCATCTCGTATGTAGTTGGCATAGCATCTCGAGGTACGAGTTGTTACAATGTAGTAACGTCAATCTACACTAAGGTGTCGTACTATATCGATTGGATTGAGTCGAACGTTTGGGGTCAAAATGCGACACAAACGGTACAGAACGATTAG
- the LOC131261043 gene encoding outer dense fiber protein 3-like protein 2 — MPSPGPADYKLPTTIGFQNHDPRKERKPMYTMRGISKPKDDSFGPGPAGYSLGKQTRIGKPHQQMYTMGKRLDLVKQDQTPGPGAHNNHLVPTMKSRRAPQYSFGLRIDLPNKDKIPGPDQYNGVVHMIRPKVPSYSMRPRTKELSDVVGPGPAKYAMPACNVTHHRPPNYSIRGAHKDFLQRTPHPGPANYNLMNLRLDTTAPSYSFGIPYPSCKLPMIVPGDNC, encoded by the exons ATGCCATCTCCTGGGCCAGCTGATTACAAATTACCGACGACCATCGGATTCCAAAATCATGATCCGCGAAAAGAACGAAAGCCAATGTATACGATGAGAGGTATTTCTAAGCCAAAGGATGACTCCTTTGGACCTGGTCCAGCCGGATATTCattgggaaaacaaacacgaatCGGAAAACCCCACCAGCAGATGTATACCATGGGTAAAAGACTGGATTTAGTGAAGCAAGATCAAACACCCGGACCGGGAGCGCACAACAACCATCTTGTTCCTACGATGAAAAGCAGACGCGCACCACAGTATAGCTTTGGATTGCGGATTGATCTTCCGAACAAGGACAAAATTCCCGGGCCAGACCAGTACAACGGAGTTGTCCATATGATTCGCCCAAAAGTACCGAGTTATTCAAT GAGGCCTCGAACGAAGGAGCTAAGTGATGTTGTTGGACCAGGACCAGCGAAGTACGCCATGCCAGCGTGCAATGTCACACATCATCGACCTCCGAATTATTCGATACGAGGGGCACACAAGGATTTTCTTCAACGAACACCCCATCCAGGGCCTGCAAATTACAACTTGATGAATCTACGGCTCGATACGACAGCACCAAGCTACTCCTTCGGAATCCCATATCCGAGCTGTAAATTACCGATGATAGTGCCGGGTGATAATTGTTAA
- the LOC131272857 gene encoding pyridoxal phosphate homeostasis protein produces MIRRVMGEVDVKLGIRQTLQKIEEAYGKRSAISNVPKPVLVAVSKTKPVELILDAYSIGQRHFGENYVQELVEKANDARILEHCQDIRWHFIGHLQSNKINKILNLPNLHMIQTVHSIKLAEGLNKAWGKIKEEHADKSAKLNVLVQINTSGEDEKNGVQPEEAVGLYRYVLEKCPHLKCEGVMTIGRFGHDYSTGPNPDFNTLMKCHQEICTTFERDPADVQVSMGMSDDFMQAIEEGSTIVRVGSSIFGARAKKVADA; encoded by the exons ATGATACGCAGGGTAATGGGTGAAGTAGACGTGAAACTCGGAATACGGCAGACGCTGCAGAAAATTGAGGAAGCGTACGGCAAACGATCGGCG ATAAGCAATGTTCCGAAACCTGTGCTAGTAGCCGTCAGCAAAACCAAACCGGTGGAGCTGATATTGGATGCGTATTCCATTGGACAGCGCCATTTCGGTGAAAACTACGTTCAGGAGCTCGTAGAAAAGGCAAACGATGCGAGAATATTGGAGCATTGCCAGGACATCCGATGGCATTTCATTGGACATTTGCAAagcaataaaatcaacaag ATATTGAATCTCCCTAACTTGCACATGATCCAAACGGTCCATAGCATAAAACTGGCGGAAGGATTAAATAAAGCATGGGGAAAAATTAAGGAAGAGCATGCGGACAAATCGGCGAAGCTGAACGTCCTGGTGCAGATAAATACGAGTGGCGAAGATG aaaaaaatggagtCCAACCAGAGGAAGCGGTTGGGCTTTACCGATATGTGCTGGAAAAATGTCCTCATCTTAAGTGCGAGGGTGTGATGACCATTGGTCGATTCGGGCACGATTACAGTACCGGGCCGAACCCGGACTTTAATACGTTGATGAAATGCCACCAGGAGATCTGCACCACTTTCGAGCGAGACCCGGCCGACGTGCAGGTGTCGATGGGAATGTCGGACGATTTTATGCAAGCG ATCGAAGAGGGCAGCACCATTGTGCGCGTGGGCAGTTCTATTTTCGGGGCCAGGGCGAAGAAAGTCGCCGATGCGTGA
- the LOC131271429 gene encoding myosin regulatory light chain 2, with the protein MSEKEKKVKKKKASSKDDTPADTPGADTPAAPTPSDSAAGSQRGSTRGSSSRKAKKAPSSVFVLFSQKQIAEFKEAFALMDNDKDGVIGKNDLRSTFDALGKLVSDKELDEMLGEAAGPLNFTQLLTLFANRMSGGGTDDDDVVINAFKAFDSNGKIDGEKFRYALTHWGQDKFTEDEVDDAFDQMVVDDKGFIDTAALISMLTGSEEEAEE; encoded by the exons ATG TCtgagaaggagaagaaggtcaagaagaagaaggcgtCGTCCAAGGACGATACCCCTGCTGACACTCCCGGAGCAGACACCCCGGCGGCACCGACTCCATCGGATTCGGCGGCCGGATCCCAGCGTGGATCGACCCGCGGCTCGTCGTCCCGCAAGGCAAAGAAGGCCCCATCCTCGGTCTTCGTGCTGTTCTCCCAGAAGCAGATCGCCGAATTCAAGGAG GCTTTCGCGCTAATGGACAACGACAAGGACGGTGTTATCGGCAAGAACGACCTCCGCTCCACCTTCGACGCCCTGGGCAAGCTGGTGTCCGACAAGGAGTTGGACGAGATGCTTGGTGAGGCTGCTGGACCACTCAACTTCACCCAGCTGCTGACGCTGTTCGCCAACCGCATGTCCGGCGGTGGcaccgatgacgacgatgtcGTCATCAACGCCTTCAAGGCCTTCGACTCCAACGGCAAGATCGATGGCGAGAAGTTCCGCTACGCCCTGACCCACTGGGGCCAGGACAAGTTCACCGAGGACGAGGTTGATGATGCATTCGATCAGATGGTCGTTGACGATAAGGGCTTCATCGACACTGCTGCTCTGATCTCGATGCTGACCGGTTCCGAGGAGGAGGCGGaagaataa
- the LOC131271333 gene encoding uncharacterized protein LOC131271333, with protein sequence MSQTGNVLLCWYSLLVLLLTGEALGVNLVAYISQRGLHGEISFSQHSDRQVQIASELETTLQYPEQAWSWGVYQLPVDYTIVDPVERCQVARLGEQLWSFDDDLGYLMLPGNESTTWLNDISLTGEKGLWGKSLVLFDPAAGVRICATIGTRDGSQDHLAEARFTSPISGSIYFRWLAAKETNHSDTLIHANLFHTRDQSRKMANPAYTEHVWKIYVTDIFESDAQNAEENCNKLQLVFDPQNLGTGSAIGDIDGRVGPLRISTDARRHKYPQLFNDHQLVLLPSDLYGPSRKLYVVVFDPNHPDTFLACAKIRHQKPRVARALVDGGGMRGDIRFTQRSRFEPTWISANFASASNDSAANVAYAKDVSSFRITQLPLAAYSAPDPSYCLTAGDTHNPTGVAEKDKPPPGYGTQDQYPVGDLSGKLLNRNKKEPHSFYLPGTSAELSGAYWDTFLPLQGPHSIVFRSFTVQRYNRTLPTNITEMPWACSTIALYESVRPYQIPIVTAQVLFRYPIVGRILFRQVKDEHWTDTAVIFEYLIHADGSTVNNTDMHRWAITDDPPGKDFYDWQNRCVSTGGVYNPFKAAPLAGNGWEEVCTTGTPELCRLGDLSNRLGTLEIAGNKKESARISRKMFVDQNLPLSGYASIVGRSVVIYGDSGPLARGERLACSLIGGYHRRKVVARDWYSNGDPLTIKGKLEMVQQSEYDLTNVEVDFKGLDKNSGYHVHIAPVEGDLEFPCEDSTVYGHWNPRNINPKQSPPPAQGSTDEYELGDLSGKFGTLDELSMYEESYNDTRLPLFGYESVIGRSIVVHKKERNRRWACSTLERGYSPSEAREIRAIASFHHPAGYAYGYIRMTQLIGNDNSQSDTIIEVKLRYPGQHDRNVTHNHSWNVWVNPVGVDATVKQVETRCVAAGYVWNPYYTQLADPLNQDLYRQECGPDNPLRCYVGDVSARLGPISIGSRRQVFTDSNFPLEGTVSALGRSIVIFGADFAGTRFACAPIEPDHDIVKYINLKKPPRFVVAQFLEDVRHVMGLPEWMLAIDSRSTKSLHNDACIQMIVHFKGPSAHRIEQDFSRLLAVGRLDSPSIYIPGYDNSKRRKTLSYRTCGVRDPNDKKTAKVFFGSGSAKPSQTISSVLTIVLPFLIFMKPFMI encoded by the exons ATGAGTCAAACAGGAAACGTTCTCTTATGCTGGTATTCGCTGCTGGTTCTTCTGCTGACTGGTGAAG CGCTGGGTGTGAATCTGGTGGCGTACATTTCGCAACGAGGTCTGCATGGGGAAATTTCCTTCTCGCAACACAGCGACCGGCAGGTGCAGATTGCTTCCGAGCTCGAGACAACCCTACAGTACCCCGAGCAGGCCTGGAGCTGGGGTGTTTACCAGCTCCCGGTGGACTATACGATCGTCGATCCGGTCGAACGGTGCCAGGTGGCTCGGCTGGGCGAACAGCTTTGGTCGTTCGACGACGACCTAGGCTACCTGATGCTGCCCGGGAACGAATCCACCACCTGGTTGAACGACATTTCGCTTACGGGTGAGAAGGGGCTGTGGGGAAAATCGTTGGTACTGTTCGATCCGGCCGCCGGCGTGCGCATCTGTGCCACGATCGGCACACGCGACGGTTCACAGGACCATCTGGCCGAGGCCCGCTTCACGAGCCCCATCAGTGGGTCCATCTACTTCCGGTGGCTGGCGGCCAAGGAGACGAACCACTCGGACACGCTGATCCATGCCAACCTGTTCCACACACGGGACCAATCGCGCAAGATGGCCAACCCGGCGTACACCGAGCACGTGTGGAAGATCTACGTGACGGACATCTTCGAGAGTGACGCGCAGAACGCGGAGGAAAATTGTAACAAGCTACAGCTGGTGTTCGACCCGCAGAATCTCGGTACCGGAAGCGCTATCGGTGACATCGACGGTCGTGTTGGTCCGCTGCGCATCAGTACGGACGCGCGGCGGCACAAGTATCCGCAGCTGTTCAACGATCATCAGCTTGTGCTGCTGCCCAGCGATCTGTACGGGCCTTCCCGCAAGCTGTACGTCGTAGTGTTCGATCCGAACCATCCGGATACGTTTCTAGCGTGCGCCAAGATTCGCCACCAGAAGCCACGGGTGGCACGCGCCCTTGTCGATGGTGGTGGGATGCGCGGGGATATCCGATTCACGCAGCGATCACGATTCGAACCCACCTGGATCAGTGCCAACTTCGCTTCGGCCTCGAACGATTCAGCGGCAAACGTTGCCTATGCCAAAGATGTGTCTAGCTTTAGGATAACCCAACTGCCACTGGCAGCGTACTCGGCCCCGGACCCAAGCTACTGTTTGACCGCGGGAGACACACACAATCCGACGGGAGTGGCTGAAAAGGACAAACCTCCGCCCGGATATGGTACACAGGATCAGTACCCGGTTGGTGATCTTAGCGGGAAGCTGTTGAACCGGAACAAAAAGGAACCGCACAGCTTCTACCTACCTGGAACGAGTGCCGAGCTGTCCGGTGCGTACTGGGATACGTTCCTTCCCCTACAAGGACCCCATTCGATCGTGTTCCGTAGTTTCACCGTGCAGCGATACAACCGCACACTGCCGACCAACATTACCGAAATGCCGTGGGCATGCAGTACGATCGCCTTATACGAGTCAGTCCGTCCGTACCAGATTCCGATTGTCACGGCGCAGGTACTTTTCCGCTACCCGATCGTGGGCCGCATCCTATTCCGCCAAGTGAAGGACGAACACTGGACCGATACGGCCGTCATATTCGAGTACCTTATCCACGCGGACGGTTCGACGGTCAACAACACGGACATGCACCGGTGGGCCATAACGGATGATCCACCCGGGAAGGATTTTTATGACTGGCAGAACCGATGCGTTAGTACCGGAGGTGTGTACAACCCGTTCAAGGCGGCCCCGCTGGCGGGGAATGGATGGGAAGAGGTATGCACCACCGGGACGCCGGAGCTGTGCCGGCTAGGGGATCTTTCGAACCGTCTCGGTACGCTCGAGATCGCTGGCAACAAAAAAGAGTCGGCGCGGATAAGTAGGAAAATGTTCGTCGATCAGAACTTGCCGCTGAGTGGCTACGCCAGTATTGTTGGCCGATCGGTGGTGATTTACGGTGACAGTGGGCCACTGGCGCGTGGAGAACGTTTGGCATGTTCGCT AATCGGAGGCTATCATAGGCGGAAGGTGGTCGCAAGGGATTGGTACTCGAACGGGGATCCACTGACGATCAAGGGAAAGCTCGAAATGGTTCAACAGTCGGAGTACGATCTGACCAACGTCGAGGTAGATTTCAAAGGACTCGACAAAAACAGTGGCTACCATGTGCATATA GCTCCGGTTGAGGGGGACTTGGAATTTCCCTGCGAGGACTCGACGGTGTACGGTCACTGGAATCCACGGAACATCAATCCGAAGCAGTCGCCTCCACCGGCCCAGGGCAGTACGGATGAGTACGAGTTGGGGGACTTGAGTGGCAAGTTTGGAACGCTCGATGAGCTCTCGATGTACGAGGAGTCATACAACGACACCAGGCTACCGCTGTTTGGCTATGAGAGTGTCATCGGAAGATCGATAGTGGTGCACAAGAAGGAGCGCAATCGGCGGTGGGCTTGCAGCACACTGGAGCGTGGTTATAGCCCTAGCGAGGCGAGGGAGATTCGTGCGATCGCGTCCTTCCATCATCCTGCCGGGTATGCGTACGGGTACATCCGGATGACGCAGCTCATTGGGAATGATAACAGCCAGAGCGATACCATCATCGAGGTGAAGCTGCGCTACCCGGGACAGCACGACCGGAACGTAACCCACAACCATAGCTGGAACGTGTGGGTGAACCCTGTCGGGGTGGATGCAACCGTGAAGCAGGTGGAGACACGCTGCGTCGCGGCCGGTTACGTGTGGAATCCCTACTATACCCAGCTGGCGGACCCTTTGAAC CAAGACCTGTACAGGCAAGAGTGCGGCCCGGACAATCCGCTCCGCTGCTATGTGGGAGATGTTTCTGCCCGGCTGGGACCTATATCGATCGGCAGCCGGCGGCAAGTGTTTACCGACAGCAATTTTCCGCTGGAAGGCACGGTGAGTGCGCTTGGCCGATCGATTGTCATCTTTGGGGCAGACTTTGCCGGCACCCGGTTCGCCTGCGCACCCATCGAACCGGACCACGACATCGTGAAGTACATCAACTTGAAGAAACCCCCTCGGTTCGTGGTGGCCCAGTTCCTCGAGGACGTCCGGCATGTGATGGGACTGCCCGAGTGGATGTTGGCGATCGACTCGCGAAGCACGAAATCGCTGCACAATGATGCCTGCATTCAGATGATCGTGCACTTCAAGGGCCCCAGTGCGCACCGTATCGAGCAGGACTTTTCGCGTCTGCTGGCCGTCGGGCGGCTCGACTCGCCGAGCATCTACATTCCCGGGTACGACAACAGTAAGCGCCGTAAGACGCTGTCCTATCGGACCTGCGGTGTGCGCGATCCGAATGATAAGAAGACGGCAAAGGTGTTCTTTGGCAGCGGTTCCGCTAAGCCGTCGCAAACGATTAGCTCAGTGTTGACGATCGTGTTACCATTTTTGATATTTATGAAACCATTTATGATTTAA
- the LOC131272850 gene encoding uncharacterized protein LOC131272850 has product MFGRLQLLTLVVASALVQHSGAYYSGPFLFWGLDDLKDVQTSALAGLDDKALRDLYANAAAVVVFLRNGTTKLSEDNFPTFKRIVEQYAFVYSPQQMLSSNPLDYNVNAEIINLVGSPTQQDVELSALFRDSTENYGERKVLGILANQWEEPRVMHKREAKGGDDYSSTSTTPGSPTDEPEIADSIYNVPGKAILYITAPPVLKMLNDSDEGETIHVLDKHTLSTYDARERESKLIVTFKGDDFNKLTLKFRFDMDAGYWSMSKVDVFVMDTKSKDGSKTLDTTLELEGKYAPYAPLGASYSCARQLVFRNGSTILTLENIQVQPALEGKTKFDSAWDCVGFTTAPILSGIFVTSFMLIGLTVAILAILDIKPPNRFESRTGKQLTFTVQE; this is encoded by the exons ATGTTCGGCCGATTGCAACTACTGACGCTGGTGGTGGCCAGCGCTCTCGTGCAGCACTCCGGTGCGTACTACAGTGGTCCGTTTCTATTCTGGGGCTTGGATGACCTAAAGGACGTGCAAACGTCCGCCCTGGCCGGGCTGGACGATAAGGCGCTGCGGGATCTGTACGCGAATGCGGCCGCCGTCGTGGTGTTCCTGCGGAACGGCACCACGAAGCTGTCGGAGGACAATTTCCCGACGTTCAAGCGGATCGTCGAGCAGTACGCATTCGTCTACAGCCCGCAGCAAATGCTCAGCTCCAATCCACTCGACTATAATGTAAATGCTGAG ATAATCAACCTCGTCGGATCGCCAACGCAGCAGGATGTGGAACTGTCCGCGCTGTTCCGCGACTCGACCGAAAACTATGGCGAACGGAAGGTGCTGGGCATTCTGGCCAACCAATGGGAGGAACCACGCGTGATGCACAAGCGTGAAGCGAAGGGTGGCGACGACTATTCGTCGACCAGCACCACACCGGGAAGCCCCACGGATGAGCCGGAAATTGCCGACTCCATCTATAACGTGCCGGGCAAGGCGATTCTGTACATTACCGCACCGCCGGTACTGAAGATGCTGAACGATTCCGACGAGGGCGAAACGATACACGTCCTCGACAAGCATACCCTTTCGACGTACGATGCCCGCGAGCGAGAAAGCAAGCTTATCGTCACCTTTAAGGGGGACGATTTCAACAAG cTCACGCTCAAGTTCCGCTTCGACATGGATGCCGGCTACTGGTCGATGTCGAAGGTGGACGTATTCGTGATGGACACCAAGAGCAAGGACGGCTCGAAGACCCTCGATACGACCCTCGAGCTGGAGGGAAAGTACGCTCCGTACGCTCCGCTCGGTGCATCGTACTCGTGCGCCCGCCAGCTCGTTTTCCGCAACGGCTCTACCATCCTGACGCTGGAGAACATTCAG GTCCAACCGGCACTGGAGGGCAAGACCAAGTTCGATAGCGCCTGGGACTGCGTCGGGTTCACCACGGCCCCGATTCTGTCCGGCATCTTCGTCACCAGCTTCATGCTGATCGGGCTGACGGTTGCAATCCTGGCGATACTGGACATCAAGCCGCCGAACCGGTTCGAGTCCCGCACCGGAAAGCAGCTGACATTCACGGTCCAGGAGTAG